In one Streptomyces venezuelae genomic region, the following are encoded:
- a CDS encoding YbjN domain-containing protein yields MVERAEQTERAEPADTASVIEGTLNDAELEWESPEPGSYVVKLPGTRKLSTTLSLRVGNHSLSLNAFVIRHPDENHEAVHRWLLERNLRLYGVGYAIDSLGDIYLAGKLPLSAVTSAELDRLLGAVLSASDDSFNTLLELGFASAIRKEYEWRVSRGESTRNLDAFRHLTHPS; encoded by the coding sequence ATGGTTGAGCGGGCTGAGCAGACGGAGCGGGCGGAACCGGCAGACACCGCGTCGGTCATCGAGGGAACGCTGAACGACGCCGAGCTCGAATGGGAGTCCCCCGAGCCCGGTTCGTACGTCGTGAAGCTCCCCGGCACCCGGAAGCTCTCCACGACCCTGTCGCTGCGCGTCGGCAACCACTCCCTCTCCTTGAACGCCTTCGTGATCCGCCACCCCGACGAGAACCACGAGGCGGTGCACCGCTGGCTGTTGGAGCGGAACCTCCGCCTCTACGGCGTCGGTTACGCGATCGACTCGCTCGGCGACATCTACCTCGCGGGCAAGCTGCCGCTCTCCGCGGTCACTTCCGCCGAACTGGACCGCCTCCTCGGCGCGGTCCTCTCCGCCTCGGACGACTCCTTCAACACGCTCCTGGAGCTGGGCTTCGCGTCGGCGATCCGCAAGGAGTACGAGTGGCGGGTCTCGCGCGGCGAGTCCACACGCAACCTCGATGCGTTCAGGCATCTGACTCATCCGAGCTGA
- a CDS encoding TetR family transcriptional regulator C-terminal domain-containing protein, translating to MLSSGVESSSGAGQYEAERYEALWAAVIQSFTDDRSLWLATLEALVQAEHSDDLRRYLSGGQVEGRTDLAALLRGTPEDEVDDATARTLGATQLALFTGLMTQWLTDPDQAPRAPEVVTGLRALGGIVGPRTWSCVSSDESDA from the coding sequence GTGCTGTCGTCCGGGGTCGAGTCGTCGTCCGGCGCTGGCCAGTACGAGGCAGAGCGCTACGAAGCGCTGTGGGCCGCGGTCATCCAGTCGTTCACCGACGACCGCTCCCTGTGGCTCGCCACCCTGGAGGCCCTCGTCCAGGCGGAGCACTCGGACGACCTGCGCCGCTATCTGTCGGGCGGCCAGGTCGAGGGCCGCACGGACCTCGCCGCACTGTTGCGCGGAACGCCCGAGGACGAGGTCGACGACGCCACCGCCCGTACGCTGGGCGCGACTCAACTGGCGCTGTTCACCGGCCTGATGACCCAGTGGCTCACCGACCCGGACCAGGCTCCGCGCGCGCCGGAAGTCGTCACCGGCCTGCGCGCGCTCGGCGGGATCGTGGGCCCACGGACGTGGAGCTGCGTCAGCTCGGATGAGTCAGATGCCTGA
- a CDS encoding MDR family MFS transporter — protein MPYAATGRMRRAVSESVSGLPRAFWWLWISTLVNRLGAFVATFMALYLTLERGYSASYAGLVAALHGLGGVVSSLGAGVMTDRLGRRPTLLIAQASTAVSVAVLGFMEHPVAIAGVAFLVGMASNASRPAVQAMMADIVRPEDRVRAFSLNYWAINLGFAVSSAGAGFIASYSYRAGFLIEAAMTMVCAIVVFAKLPESRPVRTAVEKAAEPVVGLGTVLRDGRFMGVVGLSFLVALIFQQGSVGLPVAMGEAGFTPADYGLAIAVNGVLIVVMQIPVTRFIEHRDPRRLLVISSVVAGYGFGLTAFAGSLGVFALTVCVWTLAEIVNAPTQTGLVVRLSPVHGRGRYQGMYTMSWSVAALVAPLMSGFMLDRFGAEWLWGTCAVLGTGAALGYWGLMRGLPAEGAESGEAAPGGVVPGVADAPGAVEVTAAAEAVAPRADSVAAPRP, from the coding sequence ATGCCGTACGCCGCCACAGGACGAATGAGACGCGCCGTCAGCGAGAGCGTCTCCGGGCTGCCCCGTGCCTTCTGGTGGCTGTGGATCAGCACCCTGGTCAATCGGCTCGGCGCCTTCGTCGCCACCTTCATGGCGCTGTATCTGACCCTTGAGCGGGGTTACTCGGCCTCGTACGCCGGGCTCGTCGCCGCGCTGCACGGGCTCGGCGGGGTCGTGTCGTCACTCGGTGCGGGGGTGATGACCGACCGGCTGGGGCGGCGGCCCACGCTGCTCATCGCGCAGGCCTCCACTGCCGTGTCGGTCGCGGTCCTCGGATTCATGGAGCACCCCGTCGCGATCGCGGGGGTCGCCTTCCTCGTCGGCATGGCGAGCAACGCCTCCCGGCCCGCCGTGCAGGCGATGATGGCGGACATCGTGCGGCCCGAGGATCGGGTGCGGGCCTTCTCGCTAAATTACTGGGCCATCAATCTCGGGTTCGCGGTCTCGTCCGCGGGGGCCGGGTTCATCGCCTCCTACAGCTACCGGGCCGGGTTCCTGATCGAGGCCGCCATGACCATGGTCTGCGCGATCGTCGTCTTCGCGAAGCTGCCGGAGTCGCGGCCCGTGCGGACGGCGGTGGAGAAGGCCGCCGAGCCGGTGGTGGGGCTCGGGACCGTGCTGCGGGACGGGCGCTTCATGGGTGTGGTCGGGCTGAGCTTCCTGGTCGCGCTGATCTTCCAACAGGGGTCCGTGGGACTGCCCGTCGCGATGGGCGAGGCGGGGTTCACGCCCGCCGACTACGGGCTCGCGATCGCCGTGAACGGCGTGCTCATCGTCGTCATGCAGATCCCCGTGACCCGCTTCATCGAGCACCGCGACCCGCGCCGGCTGCTGGTGATCTCCTCGGTCGTCGCCGGATACGGCTTCGGGCTCACCGCGTTCGCCGGGTCGCTCGGCGTCTTCGCGCTGACGGTGTGCGTGTGGACGCTGGCCGAGATCGTCAACGCGCCGACCCAGACGGGTCTCGTCGTGCGCCTGTCTCCCGTTCATGGACGCGGGCGGTACCAGGGCATGTACACGATGTCCTGGTCCGTGGCCGCGCTGGTCGCCCCGCTGATGTCCGGCTTCATGCTCGACCGGTTCGGCGCGGAGTGGTTGTGGGGCACGTGCGCGGTGCTCGGGACGGGGGCGGCGCTGGGCTACTGGGGGCTGATGCGCGGGCTTCCCGCGGAGGGGGCCGAATCGGGGGAGGCCGCTCCGGGCGGGGTGGTCCCGGGGGTCGCCGACGCGCCCGGTGCCGTCGAGGTCACCGCCGCGGCAGAAGCCGTTGCGCCTCGTGCAGATTCCGTGGCCGCACCGCGTCCGTAG
- a CDS encoding phosphoglyceromutase has translation MADAPYKLILLRHGESEWNAKNLFTGWVDVNLNEKGEKEAVRGGELLKDAGLLPDVVHTSLQKRAIRTAQLALESADRHWIPVHRSWRLNERHYGALQGKDKAQTLAEFGEEQFMLWRRSYDTPPPALDRDAEYSQFSDPRYATLPPELRPQTECLKDVVVRMLPYWFDGIVPDLLTGKTVLVAAHGNSLRALVKHLDGISDADIAGLNIPTGIPLSYELDADFKPLNPGGTYLDPEAAKAAIEAVKNQGKKKK, from the coding sequence ATGGCCGACGCACCGTACAAGCTGATCCTCCTCCGCCACGGCGAGAGCGAATGGAACGCGAAGAACCTGTTCACCGGCTGGGTGGACGTCAACCTCAACGAGAAGGGCGAGAAGGAGGCGGTCCGCGGCGGTGAGCTGCTCAAGGACGCCGGCCTGCTCCCCGACGTGGTCCACACGTCGCTCCAGAAGCGCGCGATCCGCACCGCGCAGCTGGCCCTCGAATCGGCTGACCGCCACTGGATCCCGGTCCACCGCTCCTGGCGCCTGAACGAGCGCCACTACGGCGCCCTCCAGGGCAAGGACAAGGCCCAGACGCTCGCCGAGTTCGGCGAGGAGCAGTTCATGCTGTGGCGCCGCTCGTACGACACCCCGCCGCCGGCGCTCGACCGTGACGCCGAGTACTCCCAGTTCTCGGACCCGCGCTACGCCACGCTCCCCCCGGAGCTGCGCCCCCAGACGGAGTGCCTGAAGGACGTCGTCGTCCGCATGCTCCCGTACTGGTTCGACGGCATCGTCCCCGACCTCCTCACCGGCAAGACGGTCCTGGTCGCAGCCCACGGCAACAGCCTCCGCGCCCTGGTCAAGCACCTGGACGGCATCTCCGACGCCGACATCGCGGGCCTGAACATCCCCACGGGCATCCCGCTCTCCTACGAGCTGGACGCCGACTTCAAGCCCCTGAACCCGGGCGGCACCTACCTCGACCCGGAGGCCGCAAAGGCGGCAATCGAGGCGGTCAAGAACCAGGGCAAGAAGAAGAAGTAG
- a CDS encoding glycosyl hydrolase family 28-related protein yields the protein MEQERTPTDPHPHPHPRPSRRGLLGAAVAVAAATATGAATPTPAHAAPRSRTPTLWREFTATPYTHPQIPYIGRAGFRTGRRPFPRLHPDRVHHMDIAPDGKMDAAPAINRALAEAGREGGGTVVLRPGTYRIDSLIHIAHDNVTLRGAGSTRTTLLATRSLTELIGPYGSRYGGDKSSWSWAGGLIWLCPQDRWASLTAAIRAKDWPFEGWTGNKRDEWETLTTVRPAHRGSWSVTVAEASRLRKGDLVLLRLSDDPDHTLLEHMAGDGAGAKAYTWDDKTKLTSYVPYEWPVRIAAVDPGKRRVTFERPLPLDVRPEWDPRLTTHVTALTGSGVEGLTLEAVETPQSPHLLDQGFNGVTFQCAYDCWADDIVVRHVDNGFGLVAASACTLRRTRVTGRGSHHPYFCREGAHDNLVEDFRIDARTTPAPPGTQLHGINVEGLSSHNVWSRGHMEMGTFDSHRGMPFANVRTDITVENNGRHGGDASAGPLFGARFTHWNIRVTNERAGLTKIDGLAPRSATVGLNAVREFDQIDVPDFTGDLDARLELYGTTDAVRPRNLHEAQRLLPRR from the coding sequence ATGGAGCAAGAACGAACCCCCACGGATCCGCACCCGCACCCCCACCCCCGCCCCAGCAGACGAGGCCTGCTCGGCGCTGCCGTAGCCGTCGCCGCCGCCACCGCGACCGGCGCCGCCACCCCGACCCCGGCCCACGCCGCCCCCCGCTCCCGAACCCCCACCCTCTGGCGAGAGTTCACCGCGACCCCCTACACCCACCCCCAGATCCCCTACATAGGCCGAGCCGGTTTCCGCACAGGCCGCCGCCCCTTCCCCCGACTCCACCCTGACCGTGTCCACCACATGGACATCGCCCCGGACGGAAAGATGGACGCCGCCCCCGCGATCAACCGCGCCCTGGCCGAAGCGGGCCGGGAGGGCGGCGGCACCGTAGTGCTGCGCCCCGGTACGTACCGCATCGACAGCCTCATCCACATAGCCCACGACAACGTCACCCTCCGTGGCGCGGGCAGCACCCGCACCACCCTCCTCGCCACTAGAAGCCTCACCGAACTGATCGGCCCCTACGGCTCCCGCTACGGCGGCGACAAGTCCAGCTGGTCCTGGGCGGGCGGCCTCATCTGGCTCTGCCCGCAGGACCGTTGGGCCTCGCTCACCGCGGCCATCAGGGCGAAGGACTGGCCCTTCGAAGGCTGGACCGGCAACAAGCGCGACGAGTGGGAAACCCTCACCACCGTCCGCCCCGCCCACCGCGGCTCCTGGTCCGTGACCGTCGCCGAAGCCTCCCGCCTCCGCAAGGGCGACCTGGTGCTCCTCCGCCTCTCCGACGACCCCGACCACACCCTCCTGGAGCACATGGCGGGCGACGGCGCGGGCGCGAAGGCGTACACCTGGGACGACAAGACGAAGCTCACCTCGTACGTCCCCTACGAGTGGCCCGTACGGATCGCCGCCGTCGACCCCGGAAAGCGCCGGGTCACGTTCGAGCGGCCGCTCCCCCTGGACGTACGCCCGGAGTGGGACCCACGGCTGACCACCCACGTCACCGCCCTCACCGGCTCCGGCGTCGAGGGCCTCACCCTGGAGGCCGTCGAGACCCCGCAGTCCCCGCACCTCCTCGACCAGGGCTTCAACGGCGTCACGTTCCAGTGCGCGTACGACTGCTGGGCCGACGACATCGTCGTACGCCACGTGGACAACGGCTTCGGTCTGGTCGCCGCGTCCGCCTGCACCCTGCGCCGCACGCGCGTGACCGGTCGCGGCTCCCACCACCCGTACTTCTGCCGGGAGGGCGCGCACGACAACCTCGTCGAGGACTTCCGCATCGACGCCCGCACCACTCCCGCGCCGCCCGGCACCCAACTGCACGGCATCAACGTGGAGGGCCTGTCCTCCCACAACGTCTGGTCGCGCGGCCACATGGAGATGGGCACGTTCGACAGCCACCGCGGGATGCCCTTCGCGAACGTACGCACGGACATCACGGTCGAGAACAACGGCCGGCACGGCGGCGACGCGAGCGCGGGCCCCCTCTTCGGAGCCCGCTTCACGCACTGGAACATCCGCGTCACCAACGAACGCGCGGGCCTGACGAAGATCGACGGACTCGCGCCCCGCAGTGCGACGGTCGGCCTCAACGCGGTACGCGAGTTCGATCAGATCGACGTCCCCGACTTCACCGGCGACCTCGACGCCCGGCTGGAGCTGTACGGCACTACGGACGCGGTGCGGCCACGGAATCTGCACGAGGCGCAACGGCTTCTGCCGCGGCGGTGA